A region of Armatimonadota bacterium DNA encodes the following proteins:
- a CDS encoding sugar transferase, translating to MDKQMRIGPLLKMPFRKRYDAPRSDAVPESPNLSRAKPPGPPVPLARGYLLAKRVIDVVLCSVGLVVLSPLLLLVAIAIKIDSRGPIFFRQVRVGRNHRPFYCLKFRSMTADAEKRRDEIAHLNEVDGPVFKIRNDPRVTRVGSWIRKGSIDELPQLINVLKGEMTLVGPRPPIPSEVEKYEDWMLPRLSVTPGITCIWQISGRSNISFEQWMRMDLEYINKCSIKQDLSILLRTIPAVLFGRGAY from the coding sequence ATGGATAAACAGATGCGGATCGGACCCCTCCTGAAGATGCCGTTCCGCAAACGGTACGATGCCCCGAGGAGCGACGCCGTCCCGGAATCCCCAAACCTCAGTCGGGCGAAGCCGCCCGGCCCTCCCGTCCCGCTTGCGCGCGGTTATCTCCTCGCGAAGCGTGTCATAGACGTTGTCCTCTGCTCCGTCGGGCTCGTCGTTCTTTCCCCGCTCCTCCTTCTGGTGGCTATCGCTATCAAGATCGACTCCCGCGGCCCCATTTTCTTCAGGCAGGTCCGCGTGGGCAGGAACCATCGTCCGTTCTACTGTCTCAAATTCCGTTCGATGACCGCCGATGCCGAAAAGAGGCGTGATGAGATAGCGCACCTGAACGAAGTGGACGGTCCGGTGTTCAAGATCCGGAATGACCCACGCGTTACCCGCGTTGGCTCATGGATACGCAAGGGCAGCATTGACGAACTGCCCCAACTCATCAACGTACTCAAAGGCGAGATGACCCTGGTGGGGCCGCGGCCGCCGATTCCCTCGGAGGTTGAAAAATACGAGGACTGGATGCTTCCCCGCCTCAGCGTCACCCCCGGGATCACCTGCATCTGGCAAATCAGCGGACGCAGCAACATATCCTTTGAGCAATGGATGAGGATGGACCTCGAGTACATCAACAAGTGCTCCATTAAGCAGGACCTATCCATTCTCCTCCGTACTATTCCAGCCGTTCTTTTTGGTAGAGGAGCATATTAA
- the gmhB gene encoding D-glycero-beta-D-manno-heptose 1,7-bisphosphate 7-phosphatase: MPRPAIFLDRDGVINVGVKGDYIRNVSQLRWLPGVPQAVAALSNAGWPIVVITNQSGIARGLYTMTDVSEIHQRIRSVIQQAGGDITAFYVCPHRDEDRCACRKPLPGMLSQAARDYDLDLAHSFFIGDTEIDARAGRAAGCAVITVATGLTPAEEVKRWPSPPDHIFNSLMEAAEWINRCGSDPS, translated from the coding sequence ATGCCCAGGCCAGCCATATTTCTGGACCGAGACGGCGTCATCAATGTTGGTGTCAAGGGAGACTACATCCGAAACGTTTCACAGCTTCGCTGGCTGCCCGGCGTCCCCCAGGCAGTCGCCGCCCTCTCGAATGCCGGCTGGCCCATCGTGGTAATCACAAACCAGAGTGGAATCGCTCGTGGCCTTTACACGATGACCGACGTGAGCGAGATACACCAACGCATACGGTCGGTTATTCAGCAGGCGGGCGGCGACATCACTGCCTTCTACGTATGCCCGCACCGCGACGAAGACCGTTGTGCATGCCGCAAACCCTTGCCCGGTATGCTCTCCCAGGCCGCCCGGGATTATGACCTGGACCTGGCTCATAGTTTCTTCATTGGAGACACCGAAATCGACGCCCGCGCCGGAAGAGCCGCCGGATGCGCCGTCATCACGGTCGCCACGGGCCTCACGCCCGCGGAAGAGGTGAAACGTTGGCCGTCTCCTCCCGACCACATATTCAATTCATTGATGGAAGCCGCGGAATGGATAAACAGATGCGGATCGGACCCCTCCTGA
- the rfbB gene encoding dTDP-glucose 4,6-dehydratase, protein MKLLVTGGAGFIGSHYVKMALATHPDDSVLVLDKLTYAGNLRNLEAVADNPRYRFLHADICDAEAVEGAMSGIDAVLNFAAETHVDRSLMDPASFIETDVKGTFVLLEAARSAGVQRFLQVSTDEVYGSIESGSFRETDRLAPSSPYSAGKAGGEMMVMAFGTTYGLDTVITRGSNNYGPFQYPEKLIPLFITNALDDQSLPLYGDGANVRDWIHVDDHCRGIDLALRKGLAGAVYNIDGGNERSNREITQQILTHLGKDETLIRRVSDRPGHDRRYSICSDAIRELGWSPAIEFTEGLASTIAWYVERRDWWEPLKSGEYRAYYQSMYAERLNKVKP, encoded by the coding sequence TTGAAACTCCTCGTAACAGGCGGGGCCGGTTTTATCGGTTCCCACTACGTGAAAATGGCGCTTGCCACCCACCCGGATGATTCGGTGCTGGTGCTGGACAAACTCACCTATGCGGGCAACCTCCGCAACCTCGAAGCGGTAGCGGACAACCCGCGATACCGGTTTCTTCACGCCGACATCTGCGACGCCGAAGCCGTCGAAGGGGCGATGTCCGGAATAGACGCCGTACTGAACTTCGCGGCGGAAACCCATGTAGACCGCTCGCTCATGGACCCGGCGTCCTTCATCGAAACCGACGTCAAGGGGACGTTCGTCCTGTTGGAAGCGGCCCGATCGGCGGGCGTTCAACGCTTCCTGCAAGTCTCGACCGACGAGGTCTACGGCAGTATCGAGAGCGGCTCGTTCCGCGAAACCGATCGCCTGGCGCCCTCTTCGCCATACTCCGCCGGAAAGGCGGGCGGCGAGATGATGGTGATGGCCTTCGGAACGACCTATGGCTTGGACACGGTCATCACGCGCGGCTCGAATAACTACGGCCCCTTCCAGTACCCGGAGAAACTGATTCCCCTCTTCATAACCAACGCTTTGGACGACCAATCTCTACCGCTTTACGGGGACGGAGCGAACGTCCGCGACTGGATCCACGTGGACGACCATTGCCGCGGTATCGACCTGGCGCTTAGAAAGGGACTGGCGGGAGCAGTTTACAATATCGACGGGGGAAACGAGCGTTCGAACCGGGAGATTACCCAGCAGATACTCACTCATCTGGGTAAGGATGAGACGCTGATTCGCCGGGTAAGCGACCGGCCGGGCCACGATCGTCGCTACTCAATCTGCTCGGACGCAATCCGCGAACTTGGGTGGTCGCCAGCCATCGAATTCACCGAAGGCCTTGCGTCCACCATCGCCTGGTATGTCGAGCGTCGTGACTGGTGGGAACCCTTGAAATCCGGCGAGTACCGGGCGTATTATCAGTCCATGTACGCGGAGCGGCTGAACAAGGTGAAACCCTGA
- a CDS encoding dTDP-4-dehydrorhamnose 3,5-epimerase family protein, translating into MIDGVTIAPLKPNADERGFLMEILRESDPHFQHFAQVYVSKSYPGIIRAWHYHARQNDIWCVISGMIKAVLYDAREDSPTFGEVQEVFMGDDNHVTLVIPIGILHGYKCLGDGPCLLLNFTDNLYDRQQPDEFRRPWDDPGIPYNWDVKIT; encoded by the coding sequence ATGATCGACGGCGTCACAATTGCCCCACTGAAGCCCAACGCGGACGAACGCGGTTTCCTCATGGAGATCCTGCGCGAATCCGACCCCCATTTCCAGCATTTCGCACAGGTCTACGTGAGCAAGTCCTACCCCGGCATCATCCGGGCGTGGCACTACCACGCCCGCCAGAACGATATCTGGTGCGTCATCAGCGGGATGATCAAGGCGGTCCTTTACGACGCCCGCGAAGACAGCCCCACGTTCGGCGAGGTGCAGGAAGTGTTTATGGGTGATGACAACCATGTCACCCTTGTCATCCCCATCGGTATCCTTCACGGTTACAAATGCCTCGGTGATGGGCCATGCCTGCTGCTGAACTTCACGGACAACCTATACGACCGCCAGCAACCCGATGAGTTCCGCCGTCCGTGGGACGACCCGGGCATTCCCTACAACTGGGACGTCAAGATCACCTGA
- a CDS encoding glucose-1-phosphate thymidylyltransferase — MKALILSGGKAKRLRPITYTSAKQLLPVANKPILFYGIEAIRDAGITNIGIIVGDTREEVMAATGDGSRWGVQITYIHQDAPLGLAHAVAIAGDFLGDSSFVMYLGDNLIEGGVAGFVEEFKREKPAAEILLKQVSNPRDFGVALLNPDGTIAALEEKPAEPKSNLALVGVYLFTPEIHASIARIKPSARGELEITDAIQDLIDRGERVLSHELSGWWLDTGKKDDILEANRTVLDTVPRLIGGTMDAASQAVGRVQIGEGTVLTNTTVRGPVVIGRNCRISNAFIGPYSSIANNVTLENVEMEHSIILDNTTVRNLDGRMADSLIARDVHLTRVDSRPRVYRFTLGDDSRIELI; from the coding sequence GTGAAAGCACTCATTCTATCCGGCGGAAAAGCGAAGCGCCTCCGCCCCATCACATACACATCTGCAAAGCAACTCCTGCCCGTAGCCAACAAGCCCATCCTGTTCTACGGCATCGAGGCCATCCGGGACGCCGGGATCACCAACATAGGGATCATCGTCGGTGATACCCGCGAGGAGGTGATGGCGGCCACGGGCGACGGATCGCGCTGGGGTGTTCAGATTACTTACATTCACCAGGATGCCCCGCTCGGGCTCGCCCACGCAGTGGCGATCGCCGGCGATTTCCTCGGTGACAGCTCCTTTGTGATGTATCTCGGGGACAACCTGATTGAGGGTGGCGTCGCCGGGTTCGTCGAGGAGTTCAAGAGAGAGAAGCCCGCGGCGGAGATACTGCTGAAGCAAGTCTCAAACCCGCGTGACTTCGGCGTTGCGCTTTTGAACCCGGACGGTACAATCGCGGCGCTGGAAGAGAAGCCCGCCGAGCCAAAGTCCAATCTGGCCCTCGTGGGTGTCTACCTTTTCACTCCCGAGATCCACGCGTCCATCGCGCGCATCAAACCCTCCGCGCGCGGCGAACTCGAGATCACCGATGCAATTCAAGACCTCATCGACCGGGGCGAACGGGTTCTGAGCCACGAGCTCTCTGGTTGGTGGCTGGACACCGGGAAGAAGGATGACATCCTGGAGGCCAACCGGACGGTGCTGGACACCGTGCCGAGGCTGATTGGCGGTACGATGGATGCCGCGTCGCAAGCCGTTGGCCGGGTGCAGATCGGCGAGGGAACGGTCCTGACGAACACCACCGTTCGCGGACCGGTCGTCATCGGCCGGAACTGCCGCATCTCGAATGCGTTCATCGGCCCGTACAGCAGCATCGCGAACAACGTGACGCTGGAAAACGTGGAGATGGAGCATTCCATCATCCTCGACAACACAACCGTCCGGAACCTTGACGGCCGGATGGCGGATTCTCTGATTGCCAGGGACGTACACCTCACACGCGTGGACAGCCGGCCGCGCGTCTACCGTTTCACACTCGGCGACGATTCCAGGATAGAGCTCATATGA
- a CDS encoding polysaccharide biosynthesis tyrosine autokinase, giving the protein MEPQQHLSLRDYGRVISKRWKVVAAFAILGLAAGAFTYYTSAKAFKATSEVLVERPSGYSISGMGAGILGSGLNTGSALSTKQASHFVETNSYQQIARALTDLAPRIPLDLTDSATLDDISTVIQTDVLDSEYVTPVRIALYDQPSASLESFQQTKVIKMAPALRKNLDTLARIANTSALSSGWSHGRPGRSDHAVRENMRQLADSAMLKALGSLGVTGEAGASMVSATDAPASTKLSEYAKVALAAKLIGILSDLDEVSGTAKKRGSNITQSKSSSEVLTNAGTIMTSKFVEGLEFGPGHVDWLNLSPKEKQDAILKAGDGLNVWHGKHMSKSELVWDVSAKEGETGTDIVTITQTAPTADQARLAANAMAAVMVWQDRMTKVANDERSVRFLKAQIGDDNSGASRTLRIREDQLAEYQRTNRLVDSATQLKSAAEEAASLDADRGKARVEIADARASLGNVLQQLGGPQKQRFVIAPNIKLNAVKEGLRSDLIKAETELAGLRAQGFTDEWPAVMSAKAQLANLQRRLNAQFKDSIEQQFTPEPVHFALAGKAADLAATIVGLEARQTALGRLIGEMDNRFSALPGKEARMLRLMRAESLAEREYQYLNERLIDAKSNRVIRQGNARVIAVATAPGEKSAPRMRNVIALFLLGAFLGCLCAFALSAIDVHLRTAEDVQRELKLPVLAHLPAIPAGNVLIVESEPASEITEGFRSLRSSVRFAGGDTPPRSIAATAVRAGDAKSAVVANLAASLAQAGLTITAMDADLRRPRLASYFGSNASSGLADVLSAGAPARDARQATRIPGLYVLPAGTVSSGASELLENGRFGAALDDLAEVGDLVVIDTAPIGVVSDAAIIASLAASTILVIEAGTITPDEARSAVAKLTTSGRAQLIGVVLVGGDAPRSADYRHYSASSESGAPAGKTRKSGA; this is encoded by the coding sequence TTGGAACCACAACAGCATCTGTCCCTTCGAGACTACGGACGCGTCATATCAAAGCGCTGGAAGGTCGTCGCCGCCTTCGCCATCCTGGGTCTCGCCGCCGGAGCTTTCACTTACTACACATCGGCCAAAGCGTTCAAGGCGACCAGCGAAGTCCTCGTTGAACGCCCGTCTGGATATTCGATCAGCGGGATGGGTGCCGGTATCCTCGGCAGCGGCCTCAACACAGGGTCTGCCCTTTCCACCAAGCAGGCGTCGCACTTCGTGGAAACCAACAGCTATCAGCAAATCGCCAGGGCGCTTACCGACCTCGCGCCTCGTATTCCGCTCGACCTGACGGATTCCGCCACCCTGGACGACATCAGCACGGTGATTCAGACGGACGTTCTCGATTCGGAGTATGTAACTCCGGTTCGTATCGCGCTCTATGATCAGCCCTCAGCCAGCCTCGAGTCGTTCCAGCAGACCAAGGTCATCAAGATGGCGCCCGCCCTTCGGAAGAACCTGGACACTTTGGCGCGGATTGCGAATACATCAGCCCTCAGTTCCGGCTGGTCTCACGGGCGGCCTGGCCGTAGCGACCACGCAGTCCGTGAGAATATGCGCCAACTCGCTGATTCTGCGATGTTGAAGGCGCTGGGGTCTTTGGGCGTCACCGGTGAAGCAGGCGCCTCTATGGTCAGCGCAACAGACGCGCCGGCTTCGACGAAACTCTCCGAGTATGCGAAGGTCGCCCTCGCCGCCAAGCTCATCGGCATCCTGAGTGACCTGGACGAGGTTTCGGGCACAGCCAAGAAGCGCGGCAGCAACATCACTCAGTCGAAATCATCATCAGAAGTACTGACAAACGCCGGCACCATCATGACGTCCAAGTTCGTGGAGGGCCTCGAATTCGGTCCTGGCCACGTGGATTGGCTGAATCTCTCTCCAAAAGAAAAGCAGGATGCGATCCTGAAAGCCGGCGACGGACTGAATGTGTGGCACGGCAAGCACATGAGCAAGTCGGAACTCGTGTGGGACGTCAGCGCAAAAGAGGGTGAGACCGGCACTGACATCGTTACAATTACGCAGACCGCTCCGACCGCGGACCAGGCGCGCCTCGCCGCCAACGCCATGGCTGCCGTGATGGTCTGGCAAGACCGCATGACCAAGGTCGCCAATGACGAACGCAGCGTGCGTTTCCTCAAGGCCCAGATCGGCGACGATAACTCCGGCGCCTCAAGAACACTGCGCATCAGGGAAGACCAGTTGGCCGAGTACCAGCGGACCAACCGCCTGGTGGACTCTGCCACCCAGTTGAAATCCGCCGCCGAAGAAGCCGCCTCTCTTGATGCAGATCGTGGCAAAGCGCGGGTTGAGATCGCCGATGCTCGGGCCAGCCTAGGCAACGTGCTCCAGCAACTTGGAGGCCCGCAGAAACAGAGATTTGTCATCGCGCCAAACATCAAACTGAACGCCGTTAAGGAGGGCCTCCGATCCGACTTGATCAAAGCGGAAACGGAATTGGCCGGCCTCCGCGCTCAGGGCTTTACCGACGAATGGCCCGCCGTGATGAGCGCGAAAGCGCAGTTAGCCAATCTTCAGCGCAGGCTGAACGCTCAATTCAAGGATTCCATCGAGCAGCAGTTCACTCCCGAGCCGGTCCATTTCGCGCTTGCGGGCAAAGCCGCTGATCTCGCGGCCACAATTGTCGGCCTGGAGGCTCGCCAGACCGCGTTGGGACGGCTGATCGGCGAGATGGACAACCGTTTTTCCGCACTGCCCGGGAAAGAAGCGCGAATGCTCCGGCTGATGCGCGCGGAGAGTCTCGCGGAAAGAGAATACCAATACCTTAATGAGCGTCTCATCGACGCCAAGAGCAACCGCGTTATCCGTCAGGGAAATGCCCGCGTCATCGCCGTTGCCACCGCGCCTGGCGAAAAATCCGCGCCCAGGATGCGCAATGTAATTGCCCTGTTCCTTCTTGGCGCCTTCCTTGGCTGCCTGTGCGCCTTTGCCCTTTCCGCGATTGACGTACACCTGCGCACCGCAGAGGACGTTCAGCGCGAACTCAAACTCCCGGTTCTGGCCCACCTCCCGGCAATCCCGGCCGGCAATGTATTGATTGTAGAGTCCGAGCCGGCGTCCGAGATCACCGAGGGATTCCGGTCTCTGCGTTCATCGGTTCGATTCGCCGGCGGAGATACACCACCCAGATCGATCGCCGCGACCGCGGTACGAGCCGGCGACGCAAAATCCGCTGTCGTTGCCAACCTCGCCGCATCGCTCGCGCAGGCCGGACTCACTATCACGGCCATGGACGCCGACCTTCGGCGCCCGCGCCTGGCATCCTATTTCGGCTCAAATGCATCGTCCGGGCTCGCGGACGTCCTGTCCGCCGGCGCACCGGCCCGCGACGCCAGGCAGGCGACCCGGATTCCGGGCCTTTACGTCCTGCCGGCCGGAACCGTGTCCTCCGGCGCGAGCGAATTGCTCGAGAACGGTCGGTTCGGCGCCGCTCTGGATGACCTCGCCGAAGTCGGCGATCTGGTCGTGATAGATACCGCGCCCATCGGCGTTGTCTCCGATGCCGCCATCATCGCCTCCCTGGCGGCCTCAACCATCCTTGTTATCGAGGCGGGAACCATTACGCCGGACGAAGCGCGCAGCGCGGTGGCCAAGCTGACCACCTCGGGCCGCGCTCAACTGATTGGTGTCGTGCTCGTCGGCGGCGACGCCCCAAGGTCCGCCGACTATCGCCACTATTCCGCCTCATCCGAATCCGGCGCGCCGGCCGGAAAAACCCGGAAGTCCGGAGCCTGA